In Mycolicibacterium gadium, the genomic window ATCCGCGCGATCGCGGTTTCGCGGGTCGCCGTGCTGCCGCGCCCGATCCAGAACGTCGCCGACTGCGCCGCCAGTCGTGCCGCGGACAACGCGATGTGCATATCTGCGACCACGTGTTGCGCGGCCTGAAAGGAGGCGATCGGCCTGCCGAACTGCTCGCGCATCGTCGTGTAGGCGACGGTGCGGTCGATCACCGCGTCGCCTACTCCGGCGAGATCCAGACAGTCCAGCGCCACCATGGCATTGACCGTCCGCCGCAGCGCATCTGCGTCGACCGGTGTGGGTTCGTCGACCAGGACGTCGTTGAACCGGACTGTGAACACTCCGAAGCCGCCCATGATGGGCAGCGGCTCGACCTCGACCCCGTTCGCCGTCGCGTCGACGGCAACGATTCCTGCGTCTGTGCTCGCGACGATCACGTCGGCCCGGTCCGCGTCCGCGACGTAGTCCGCGCTGCCGTTCATCCGCCACGTGTCACCGTCTCGCCGCACATTCAGTCTCGGCGTCACGTCGGAGGCGTCGCGCGGATTGAACAACACATACGTGCCCCGCGCCTCTCCCGACGTCAGCCTGGGCAGCCAGGCGGAGCCGACGCCGAGCCAGTCGACCGCCAGCGCAGCGTACAGCGTGCTCTGAACCGCCCTGGGGCACAACGCTCGCCCCGCTTCGACGCAGAAGACACCGATGTCATTGAGGCTGCCATCGACCACCAAGCCGAGGACTCCCGCCGACGCCAGCGCCTTCCACTTCCCGTCCGGCTCGAGGTCGGCCGCCAGCACGCTGCGGCACATCGCGGCGAGGTCGCGTTCGTCCTGCGAAGGGATCACCCGCATCCCATCACCTCCCGTACGACGGCATCTTGTGACCGCGCTGGGCGATCACGTCGCGAAGGACCTCGTTGGTGCCGCCGCCGAACCGCATGAGAGGCGACACCCGGTAGAGGCGCTCGAAAAAACCGTCCGCGGGTGCGCCCGCACTGCGATGGGCGC contains:
- a CDS encoding acyl-CoA dehydrogenase family protein, whose protein sequence is MRVIPSQDERDLAAMCRSVLAADLEPDGKWKALASAGVLGLVVDGSLNDIGVFCVEAGRALCPRAVQSTLYAALAVDWLGVGSAWLPRLTSGEARGTYVLFNPRDASDVTPRLNVRRDGDTWRMNGSADYVADADRADVIVASTDAGIVAVDATANGVEVEPLPIMGGFGVFTVRFNDVLVDEPTPVDADALRRTVNAMVALDCLDLAGVGDAVIDRTVAYTTMREQFGRPIASFQAAQHVVADMHIALSAARLAAQSATFWIGRGSTATRETAIARMRAADVKKITLDAHQLHGGMGYVVDTGLHLFSERARVLSTLGGGADVAAKWLDGKSTWAGAR